Proteins found in one Aspergillus chevalieri M1 DNA, chromosome 2, nearly complete sequence genomic segment:
- a CDS encoding transcription factor domain-containing protein (COG:K;~EggNog:ENOG410PKDD;~InterPro:IPR036864,IPR007219,IPR001138;~TransMembrane:1 (o573-591i);~go_function: GO:0000981 - DNA-binding transcription factor activity, RNA polymerase II-specific [Evidence IEA];~go_function: GO:0003677 - DNA binding [Evidence IEA];~go_function: GO:0008270 - zinc ion binding [Evidence IEA];~go_process: GO:0006351 - transcription, DNA-templated [Evidence IEA];~go_process: GO:0006355 - regulation of transcription, DNA-templated [Evidence IEA]), which yields MASESPQMDTTASQTGASQTAVGQDETGAKRKAEQSNGTSTRTKRNRYISIACNECKRRKIKCNGQVPCQRCGHLNLECRYAPNCCNNNFKDSEEFRTMKDQITNLQDQVNSLFVNLSDLRTQQRTSLDPPSLDALSRDGSQVFTPLQHGSARPRVRHPRFQGPTSSAFNFDVARSSLQEMGIAAPAEDGMVDDLTTAHATPAVSPPLHPPPPSQLVPAPNIVHPTKDPIWSIKREEALRLCRVYEEEIGIMYPLVDIGKITQQVNLLYTFMEAAMRTGFAQRGLPGSDGLQDDNTNILKMILATTLVVEGSGQSDLGQRLYLSMKPVVDSKLWEPLDIRTIQLYGLVATYHFHTDDDAMAYRVIGLAARMCLELGLHRRDALKKTFPNEDQWPDVSKIFWSIYSLDRRWSLGTGLPFVIQDEDIDPNLPEPDSSLPYLKCMVSYNRIGSKIWYSGLGSEGSTDLRRDEIGYLDYQILQWYKNVPDALKFYPFDSPNHGESASRGLRRLRVLLYLRMNQLRILIYRPVLHSPASIAEDHSHAQTVIDVAKDTVRVLTRLNQTSDIYRTQQICFNYFLVAALAVLFLAVCHAPNEFNRQVRDEFYMALDLLSGFSTKSYVSKRLWKTIKGLRTIGEKLGVLARPFASDANDPHSTAAVAMAGLAGHPIEDLSVYGSMNGVHELGNSPLNGLQMSHELTNLFEAVGGFGNFMGPSGTGAMNGFGHNGEIPNTGEGLSGVLGDEGEFARVIRDLF from the exons CAGGACGAAACCGGCGCTAAGAGGAAGGCGGAACAGTCCAACGGAACATCTACGCGCACTAAGCGGAATCGCTACATTTCTATTGCCTG TAATGAGTGCAAACGGAGGAAGATCAAGTGCAATGGGCAAGTGCCGTGTCAGCGCTGCGGGCACTTGAATCTAGAAT GTCGATATGCGCCGAATTGCTGCAATAATAATTTCAAGGATTCCGA GGAATTCCGGACTATGAAGGACCAAATCACCAACTTGCAAGATCAGGTTAACAGTCTTTTCGTCAACTTGAGCGATCTCCGTACACAGCAAAGGACATCTCTCGATCCTCCGAGTTTGGATGCTTTATCTCGCGACGGATCACAAGTTTTCACGCCTTTGCAGCACGGCTCGGCAAGACCGCGTGTCAGACATCCCCGTTTTCAGGGCCCTACGAGCTCTGCGTTCAACTTCGACGTTGCAAGGTCAAGTCTCCAGGAAATGGGTATAGCAGCACCGGCAGAAGATGGGATGGTTGATGATCTGACGACTGCTCATGCCACGCCTGCTGTCTCGCCTCCATTACATCCACCCCCGCCGTCGCAGTTGGTACCGGCTCCGAATATCGTCCATCCAACCAAGGACCCAATATGGAGTATTAAACGGGAAGAAGCATTACGGCTGTGTAGGGTCTACGAGGAAGAGATCGGAATCATGTATCCCCTTGTGGACATCGGGAAGATCACTCAGCAAGTGAACCTATTATACACATTCATGGAGGCTGCAATGCGGACTGGATTTGCACAGCGTGGATTACCGGGCTCGGATGGTCTTCAGGACGATAACACTAATATCTTGAAGATGATTCTTGCAACCACCCTTGTTGTCGAAGGAAGTGGGCAGAGCGACCTTGGTCAGCGGTTGTATTTGAGCATGAAGCCGGTTGTTGATTCCAAGCTCTGGGAGCCTTTGGATATTAGAACTATTCAGCTATATGGCCTTGTG GCGACATACCATTTCCACACGGACGATGATGCCATGGCTTACCGTGTCATCGGTCTTGCAGCTAGGATGTGTCTTGAATTGGGACTGCATCGACGAGATGCGCTGAAGAAAACATTCCCCAATGAAGACCAATGGCCTGATGTCAGCAAAATCTTCTGGTCAATTTACAGCCTGGATCGACGATGGAGCCTGGGCACAGGTTTGCCATTTGTGATTCAggatgaggatattgatCCTAATTTGCCGGAGCCG GACTCATCATTGCCCTACCTAAAATGTATGGTCTCGTACAATCGCATTGGCTCTAAGATCTGGTATTCCGGACTTGGTTCCGAAGGCTCTACGGACCTTCGACGCGATGAGATTGGCTATTTAGACTACCAGATTCTTCAATGGTACAAGAACGTCCCGGATGCATTGAAATTCTATCCCTTCGACTCCCCGAATCACGGGGAATCCGCAAGTCGGGGTCTCCGCCGTCTCCGCGTGTTGCTATACCTGCGCATGAACCAGCTTCGAATCCTCATATATCGACCCGTCCTCCACTCGCCGGCGAGTATTGCCGAGGACCACAGCCACGCTCAGACAGTAATCGACGTCGCCAAAGACACCGTTCGGGTACTCACCCGCCTCAACCAAACATCGGACATTTACCGCACGCAGCAAATCTGCTTCAACTACTTCCTCGTCGCCGCGCTAGCGGTTCTCTTCCTAGCCGTATGCCATGCACCCAATGAATTCAACCGTCAGGTACGGGACGAATTCTACATGGCCCTAGACCTGCTCAGTGGCTTCAGCACCAAATCCTACGTCTCCAAACGTCTCTGGAAAACTATCAAGGGCCTTCGAACCATTGGTGAGAAACTAGGCGTGCTGGCGCGTCCGTTCGCTTCAGATGCCAACGACCCTCATTCAACAGCTGCTGTCGCGATGGCCGGCTTGGCCGGTCATCCGATAGAAGATCTCTCGGTATATGGGTCTATGAACGGGGTACACGAACTGGGGAACAGTCCATTGAACGGGCTGCAGATGAGCCATGAGCTTACTAATTTGTTTGAAGCTGTTGGAGGATTCGGTAATTTCATGGGGCCGTCTGGGACTGGGGCTATGAATGGATTCGGGCATAATGGCGAGATTCCTAATACGGGAGAAGGACTGTCGGGGGTGTTGGGGGATGAGGGGGAGTTCGCACGAGTAATACGAGATTTGTTCTAG
- the CKB1 gene encoding casein kinase II subunit beta (COG:D,K,T;~EggNog:ENOG410PIHQ;~InterPro:IPR000704,IPR016149,IPR035991;~PFAM:PF01214;~go_component: GO:0005956 - protein kinase CK2 complex [Evidence IEA];~go_function: GO:0019887 - protein kinase regulator activity [Evidence IEA]) — protein MSSSEGAPESWISSFCSLMGHEFFAEVSEDFIEDDFNLTGLQSQVPMYKEALEMILDVEPEEDEEEDEEEEDEEEEEDEILGDEKPPGYRGGQRRHARVASDLSVIESSAELLYGLIHQRYITSRPGIQQMLEKYEMQHFGVCPRANCNGCKVLPVGRSDTPGQETVKLFCPSCQDLYTPPNSRFHSVDGAFFGTTFGCLFFMTFPDLDIGPRLDDPITPALQQRYPGLTASAASRESDDQQFEINGVRTANFCPGLGLGKIYESRIYGFRVSERSRVGPRMKWLRMKPTDIRELDEMAFVESLRRRNEQVAEEEGEEVDSDTEMQAAPASNTIEGRKKAPIRRRRKVLGE, from the coding sequence ATGTCGTCGTCGGAGGGTGCCCCGGAGTCGTGGATCTCGTCCTTCTGCTCGCTCATGGGCCACGAGTTCTTCGCGGAGGTGTCGGAGGATTTTATCGAGGATGATTTTAACCTCACGGGTCTGCAGTCGCAGGTGCCCATGTACAAGGAGGCGCTGGAGATGATTTTGGACGTGGAGCcggaagaggacgaggaggaggatgaagaggaagaagatgaggaggaagaagaggatgaaatTCTGGGCGATGAGAAGCCTCCTGGTTATAGAGGTGGGCAGCGACGACATGCGCGCGTTGCGAGCGATCTCAGCGTCATCGAGAGTTCCGCGGAGCTGCTGTACGGTCTTATCCATCAGCGCTACATCACCTCGCGACCGGGTATCCAGCAGATGCTGGAGAAGTACGAAATGCAGCATTTCGGCGTGTGTCCCCGCGCAAACTGCAACGGCTGCAAAGTCCTCCCCGTCGGCCGCTCTGACACCCCCGGCCAGGAAACGGTCAAGCTCTTCTGTCCTAGCTGCCAGGACCTGTACACGCCGCCCAACAGCCGCTTCCATTCTGTCGACGGCGCGTTCTTTGGCACGACCTTTGGCTGTCTGTTCTTCATGACCTTCCCGGATTTGGACATCGGGCCCCGTCTGGACGACCCCATCACCCCCGCGCTGCAACAACGCTACCCCGGGCTGACTGCGTCTGCAGCCTCGCGCGAAAGCGACGATCAACAGTTTGAGATCAACGGCGTGCGGACCGCGAACTTTTGCCCGGGCCTGGGACTGGGTAAGATCTACGAATCGCGCATCTACGGGTTCCGGGTGTCGGAGCGGTCGCGGGTCGGTCCGCGCATGAAATGGTTGCGGATGAAGCCGACAGACATCAGGGAACTGGACGAGATGGCATTTGTCGAGTCCTTGCGGCGGCGGAATGAACAGGTCGCGGAAGAGGAGGGCGAAGAGGTGGATAGCGATACAGAAATGCAGGCGGCGCCGGCGTCGAATACGATCGaagggaggaagaaggcgCCGATACGACGGCGACGAAAGGTATTGGGGGAATAA